One genomic window of Thermus caldifontis includes the following:
- a CDS encoding DUF444 family protein — protein MRPIERDLLRFKEIVRGEVKKRAREFLTREELFGQVEGRLVSIPLPQLELPKIVYGEPLGEGLGLGGPGTESLGPGGHVPVAELELEEFLDLMGEALRLPRLRPKGEGEVTEEAFRYTTIARKGPRGLRHVRRTLKESLKRALITGEYRPEEPLLVPEREDLRYKAPKAKPRPHAQAVVLFALDVSGSMREEELRLVKTLSFWITLWIKRHFPRLERRYLLHDAEAWEVSEEEFFRAREGGGTRLSSALLLAEEILKPYPEAFYNRYLYHFSDGENWQGDTPQALEALRRLLPTLALYGYAQVEGPYGQGRFLEDLKEALGKEEGLAATEVRGKEDLPLALRRLLGG, from the coding sequence ATGAGACCCATTGAGCGGGACCTCTTACGTTTTAAGGAGATCGTGCGCGGCGAGGTTAAGAAAAGGGCCCGGGAGTTTCTGACCCGGGAGGAGCTTTTCGGCCAGGTGGAAGGCCGCCTGGTCTCCATCCCCCTGCCCCAGCTGGAGCTCCCTAAGATTGTCTACGGGGAACCCTTAGGGGAGGGCCTGGGCCTTGGGGGCCCGGGAACAGAAAGCCTGGGCCCCGGAGGGCACGTGCCCGTGGCCGAGCTGGAGCTGGAGGAGTTTTTGGACCTCATGGGCGAGGCCCTAAGGCTTCCCCGGCTCAGGCCCAAGGGGGAGGGGGAGGTTACGGAAGAGGCTTTCCGCTACACCACCATCGCCCGCAAGGGACCAAGGGGCCTCCGCCACGTGCGCCGCACCCTTAAGGAGAGCCTCAAGCGGGCCCTCATCACCGGGGAATACCGCCCGGAGGAGCCCCTCTTGGTCCCCGAGCGGGAGGACCTCCGCTACAAGGCCCCCAAGGCCAAGCCCCGCCCCCACGCCCAGGCGGTGGTCCTCTTTGCCCTGGACGTATCGGGCAGCATGCGGGAAGAGGAGCTTAGGCTGGTGAAGACCCTTTCCTTCTGGATCACCCTCTGGATCAAGCGCCACTTCCCCCGGCTGGAAAGGCGCTACCTCCTGCACGACGCCGAGGCCTGGGAGGTGAGCGAGGAGGAGTTCTTCCGCGCCCGGGAAGGAGGGGGAACGAGGCTTTCCAGCGCCCTTCTCCTGGCGGAGGAGATCCTGAAACCCTACCCCGAGGCCTTTTACAACCGCTACCTTTACCACTTTTCCGACGGGGAAAACTGGCAAGGGGACACCCCCCAGGCCCTGGAGGCCCTAAGGCGGCTTCTTCCCACCCTGGCCCTTTACGGGTATGCCCAGGTGGAGGGGCCCTACGGCCAGGGGCGGTTCCTCGAGGACCTGAAGGAAGCCTTAGGCAAGGAGGAAGGGCTGGCCGCCACCGAGGTGCGGGGCAAGGAGGACCTGCCCCTGGCCCTGAGGCGGCTTTTGGGAGGCTAG
- a CDS encoding PrkA family serine protein kinase gives MNELERIRRRQDLEAYRALSWEGSFADYLSLLKQDPRPLRTSFQRVHDMILSYGVEEYTLFKEKLLHYRFFDDPFEGGKDAIFGLDKPLMRLVATLKAAAHRLGPERRILLLHGPVGSAKSTIARLLKKGLEAYSRTEEGKLFTFYWKTPEGPLPCPMHEEPLLLLPKEIRNEFLEELKHLHPEYPYPLEVEGDLCPVCRFQMREALARHGGDLAAVLEEEVVVKRLVLSEKDRIGIGTFQPKDEKNQDSTELTGDINYRKVAIYGSDSDPRAFNFDGELNIANRGLVEFIEILKLDVAFLYDLLTASQEHKIKSKKFAQTDIDEIILGHTNEPEYRKLQANEYMEALRDRTIKIDVPYILRVSDEVRIYQRDFSRVRAKHIAPHTLEMAATWAVLTRLEPPKRAGLTLMQKLKLYDGRLLPGWTEEAVRELMAEAKREGLEGISPRYIQDKISNVLVTSEEPCINPFMVMNELEEGLKHHSLISDEKTKERYKALLQEVKAEYAEIVKNEVQRAIAADEEALNRLFHNYIDHVKAYVLGEKVKNPYTGAPEPPNERLMRSIEERIEIPESRKDDFRREIMNYIGALALEGRQFTYKDNERLRRALELKLFDDQKDTIRLSALVSGVVDPETQAKIDVVKARLIRDHGYCEHCASGVLEFAASIFARSER, from the coding sequence ATGAACGAACTGGAACGCATCCGTCGCCGTCAAGACCTCGAGGCCTACCGGGCCCTGAGCTGGGAGGGTTCCTTCGCCGATTACCTAAGCCTCCTAAAGCAGGACCCCAGGCCCCTAAGGACCAGCTTCCAACGGGTCCATGACATGATCCTCTCCTACGGGGTGGAGGAGTATACCCTTTTCAAGGAAAAGCTCCTCCATTACCGCTTCTTCGACGACCCCTTTGAAGGGGGGAAAGACGCCATCTTCGGCCTGGATAAACCCCTCATGCGCCTGGTGGCCACCCTAAAGGCCGCCGCCCACCGCCTGGGGCCGGAAAGGCGGATCCTCCTCCTGCACGGGCCCGTGGGCTCGGCCAAAAGCACCATCGCCCGGCTTCTCAAAAAGGGCCTCGAGGCCTATAGCCGCACGGAGGAGGGGAAGCTTTTCACCTTCTACTGGAAAACCCCAGAAGGTCCCCTCCCCTGCCCCATGCACGAGGAGCCCCTCCTCCTCCTGCCCAAAGAGATTCGGAATGAGTTTTTAGAAGAGCTGAAGCACCTCCATCCCGAGTACCCTTACCCCCTCGAGGTGGAAGGGGACCTCTGCCCGGTGTGCCGCTTCCAGATGCGGGAGGCCCTAGCCCGGCATGGGGGGGATTTGGCGGCGGTATTGGAGGAGGAGGTCGTGGTCAAGCGCTTGGTCCTTTCGGAGAAGGACCGCATCGGCATCGGCACCTTCCAGCCCAAGGACGAGAAGAACCAGGACTCCACCGAGCTCACCGGGGACATCAACTACCGCAAGGTGGCCATCTACGGTTCCGACTCCGACCCTAGGGCCTTCAACTTCGACGGGGAGCTCAACATCGCCAACCGGGGCCTGGTGGAGTTCATAGAGATCCTCAAGCTGGACGTGGCCTTCCTCTACGACCTCCTTACCGCCAGCCAGGAGCACAAGATCAAGTCCAAGAAGTTCGCCCAGACGGACATAGACGAGATCATACTTGGGCACACCAATGAGCCTGAATACCGCAAGCTCCAGGCCAACGAGTACATGGAGGCCCTCAGGGACCGCACCATCAAGATAGACGTCCCCTACATCCTGCGGGTTTCCGACGAGGTGAGGATCTACCAGCGGGACTTCAGCAGGGTTAGGGCCAAACACATCGCCCCCCATACCCTGGAGATGGCCGCCACCTGGGCGGTCCTCACCCGGCTGGAACCCCCCAAGCGGGCGGGGCTTACCCTGATGCAGAAGCTCAAGCTCTACGACGGCAGGCTCCTTCCCGGCTGGACGGAGGAGGCGGTGCGGGAGCTCATGGCCGAGGCCAAGCGGGAGGGCCTGGAAGGCATCAGCCCCCGGTACATCCAGGACAAGATCTCCAACGTCCTGGTCACCTCGGAGGAGCCCTGCATCAACCCCTTCATGGTGATGAACGAGCTGGAAGAGGGGCTCAAGCACCACTCCCTCATCTCCGACGAGAAGACCAAGGAGCGGTACAAGGCCCTCTTGCAGGAGGTAAAGGCGGAGTACGCGGAGATCGTGAAAAACGAGGTGCAAAGGGCCATCGCCGCCGACGAGGAGGCCTTAAACCGCCTCTTCCACAACTACATTGACCACGTGAAGGCCTACGTCCTGGGGGAGAAGGTGAAAAACCCCTACACCGGCGCCCCCGAACCCCCCAACGAGAGGCTCATGCGCTCCATAGAGGAACGCATAGAAATCCCCGAGTCCCGCAAGGACGACTTCCGTCGGGAGATCATGAACTACATCGGCGCCCTAGCCCTGGAAGGGAGGCAGTTCACCTACAAGGACAACGAAAGGCTCCGACGGGCCCTGGAGCTCAAGCTCTTTGATGACCAGAAGGACACCATCCGCCTCTCCGCCTTGGTCTCAGGGGTGGTGGATCCGGAAACCCAGGCCAAGATCGACGTGGTGAAAGCCCGCCTCATCCGCGACCACGGCTACTGCGAGCACTGCGCCAGCGGGGTTTTGGAGTTCGCCGCCTCCATCTTTGCCCGGAGCGAGCGATGA
- a CDS encoding TlpA disulfide reductase family protein: protein MDAVQVGPLAIPWARFQVFLALLAMVAVAEVLARRVDQRLAPWTYNAILAGFLGARIGFVLENASVFARDPLSVLYVWQGGFSPLWGILAAGGYTLMALPKNLWRYALFSALAAGLVFGVFLVQRRGGEEVRLPSLTLTSLGGTPVNLQDFRGKPLVLNLWATWCPPCRRELPMMVRLSQENPEVRFAFASQGEGPAVVRGFLEEQKLAPEWVLLDPETQLSQALKTQGLPTTFFFDREGRLVARHMGELSEALLLGYLRALR, encoded by the coding sequence ATGGATGCGGTGCAGGTGGGGCCTTTGGCCATTCCCTGGGCCAGGTTCCAGGTCTTCCTGGCCCTTCTGGCCATGGTGGCGGTGGCCGAGGTCCTGGCCCGAAGGGTGGATCAGAGGCTTGCCCCGTGGACCTACAACGCCATCCTTGCGGGTTTTCTTGGAGCCCGGATTGGCTTCGTTCTGGAAAACGCTTCGGTGTTCGCCAGGGACCCCCTCTCCGTGCTTTACGTCTGGCAAGGGGGGTTTAGCCCCCTTTGGGGTATCCTGGCAGCGGGAGGGTACACGCTGATGGCACTGCCCAAGAACCTTTGGCGGTATGCCCTGTTCTCCGCCTTGGCGGCGGGCTTGGTCTTTGGGGTTTTCCTGGTGCAAAGGCGAGGGGGAGAGGAGGTGCGCCTGCCCTCCCTCACCCTCACCAGCCTGGGGGGTACCCCGGTGAACCTCCAGGACTTCCGGGGGAAGCCCCTGGTCCTGAACCTCTGGGCCACCTGGTGCCCCCCGTGCCGGCGGGAGCTTCCCATGATGGTGCGCCTAAGCCAGGAAAACCCGGAGGTGCGCTTCGCCTTCGCCAGCCAAGGGGAGGGGCCAGCCGTGGTGCGGGGCTTTTTGGAGGAGCAGAAGCTGGCCCCCGAATGGGTGCTCCTGGATCCGGAAACCCAACTTTCCCAGGCCCTAAAGACCCAGGGCCTGCCCACCACCTTCTTCTTTGACCGGGAAGGGCGCCTGGTGGCCCGGCACATGGGGGAGCTTTCCGAAGCCCTCCTTCTTGGGTACCTGAGGGCCTTGCGCTAG
- a CDS encoding rhodanese-like domain-containing protein yields MTRRALLGFFALLVLSACGPKGSYQNIGPQELYQALDQGALVVDVRTPQEFAQGHVPGAINLPVEDIVRWGDTLPKDKPVYLYCRSGNRSRQAAEYLKRKGYTNLYNLEGGVLAIERAGFPLVR; encoded by the coding sequence ATGACCCGGCGGGCGCTTCTCGGCTTTTTCGCCCTCCTGGTCCTTTCGGCCTGCGGACCCAAGGGGAGCTACCAAAACATAGGCCCCCAGGAGCTTTACCAGGCCCTGGACCAAGGGGCCCTGGTGGTGGACGTGCGCACCCCCCAGGAGTTCGCCCAGGGGCATGTACCCGGGGCCATCAACCTGCCCGTGGAGGACATCGTCCGATGGGGGGATACCCTTCCCAAGGACAAGCCGGTCTACCTCTACTGCCGTAGCGGTAACCGCAGCCGCCAGGCAGCGGAGTACCTGAAGCGGAAGGGGTATACCAACCTGTACAACCTTGAAGGCGGGGTCCTGGCCATCGAACGGGCGGGCTTTCCCTTGGTTCGCTGA
- a CDS encoding CPBP family intramembrane glutamic endopeptidase — protein sequence MKRWPRAWLPAPLGLLFFLQGILLLVGASGMLLLGLPFGQGSLGGLALALGLLLALALLEEAFRRLFPSSFPEAERLHRTLGQALRQAGAGPSLLLLLALLSGVAEEVFFRGLLQSLLVAWLGPWGVFLQALVFALLHPAPKRAFAYPLYTGLAGLLFGLTYLLTGSLLPGILAHFLHNARGFYEISRS from the coding sequence ATGAAAAGGTGGCCTAGGGCCTGGCTTCCCGCACCCTTGGGCCTCCTCTTTTTCCTCCAAGGGATCCTTCTCCTCGTTGGGGCCTCGGGCATGCTCCTTTTGGGGCTGCCCTTTGGCCAAGGGAGCCTAGGGGGACTAGCCTTGGCCCTGGGCCTTCTCCTAGCCTTAGCCCTTTTGGAAGAAGCTTTCCGCCGGCTTTTCCCCTCCTCCTTCCCGGAAGCGGAAAGGCTCCACCGCACCTTGGGCCAAGCCCTACGCCAGGCAGGGGCAGGTCCTTCCCTCCTGCTCCTCCTGGCCCTCCTTTCGGGGGTGGCGGAGGAGGTCTTCTTCCGGGGCCTCCTGCAAAGCCTCCTGGTAGCCTGGCTGGGGCCATGGGGGGTCTTCCTTCAGGCCCTGGTCTTCGCCCTCCTGCATCCCGCCCCCAAGCGGGCCTTTGCCTATCCCCTTTACACCGGGCTTGCCGGGCTCCTTTTCGGCCTCACCTACCTCCTCACGGGAAGCCTCCTCCCCGGTATTCTGGCCCATTTCCTCCACAATGCCCGGGGGTTCTACGAGATCTCAAGGAGCTAG
- a CDS encoding SpoVR family protein translates to MRKELRRWAERLRERALAEGLSFPPVLFEEVGPEEMAMLAAYGGFPRRYPHWRFGSEYLRYRETYRYGLGRIYELVVNTHPVRAYLLEGNTLLAQKLVMAHVYAHADFFQNNLAFKPIPKDMHEEMAHHAAFVEKAMERHGARSVEEFLDLALSLENLIDPQALYIQRKEDASPEERPPGRLRVRPYLDPYVNPPPEPPKEAEEGASPTPLPPRPTRDILGFLARHAPLAPWQKGILEIIREESLYYVPQAATKILNEGWATYWHTRLLLPLLSPQEALEFAELQAGLLAPHGFNPYRLGYLLLKEVEDRWDKGRFGPEYKALPLGERLTYERPTGEGLKKLFQVRTIHTDLGFLDSFLTPEFALRQRLISPEDLPRFAEAKKALLFRLTNGGYPIVELVDANYGNRGELLLEHAYEGVELDLRKTKAVLENLHRLWGRPVHLRTVVEGKEALLSAGG, encoded by the coding sequence ATGCGCAAGGAGCTTCGCCGCTGGGCCGAACGCTTACGGGAGCGCGCCTTGGCCGAAGGCCTCTCCTTTCCCCCGGTGCTCTTTGAGGAGGTGGGCCCGGAGGAGATGGCCATGCTGGCCGCCTACGGGGGGTTTCCCCGGCGCTACCCCCACTGGCGCTTTGGCAGCGAGTATTTGCGCTACCGGGAAACCTACCGCTATGGCCTCGGGCGCATCTACGAGCTGGTGGTGAACACCCACCCCGTACGAGCCTACCTCCTTGAGGGGAACACCCTCCTCGCCCAGAAGCTGGTCATGGCCCACGTTTATGCCCATGCCGACTTTTTCCAGAACAACCTGGCCTTCAAGCCCATCCCCAAGGATATGCATGAGGAGATGGCTCACCATGCAGCCTTTGTGGAAAAGGCTATGGAGCGGCACGGGGCAAGAAGCGTGGAGGAGTTCTTGGACCTGGCCCTCTCCTTGGAAAACCTCATCGACCCCCAAGCCCTTTACATCCAAAGAAAAGAGGACGCCTCCCCCGAGGAAAGACCCCCTGGCCGCCTGCGGGTACGCCCCTACCTGGATCCCTACGTGAACCCCCCACCCGAGCCCCCAAAGGAGGCCGAGGAAGGGGCAAGCCCCACCCCCCTTCCTCCCCGGCCCACCCGGGACATCCTGGGCTTTCTGGCCCGGCACGCCCCCCTGGCCCCTTGGCAAAAGGGCATCCTGGAGATCATCCGGGAGGAGAGCCTATACTACGTTCCCCAGGCCGCCACCAAGATCCTCAACGAGGGCTGGGCCACCTACTGGCACACCCGGCTCCTCCTCCCCCTCCTCTCCCCGCAGGAGGCCTTGGAGTTTGCCGAGCTCCAGGCGGGGCTTCTGGCCCCCCACGGGTTCAACCCCTACCGCCTGGGCTACCTGCTCCTGAAGGAGGTGGAGGACCGCTGGGATAAGGGGCGGTTCGGCCCGGAGTACAAGGCCCTGCCCCTAGGGGAGCGGCTCACCTACGAGAGGCCCACCGGGGAAGGCCTGAAAAAACTCTTTCAGGTGCGCACCATCCACACGGACCTGGGCTTTTTGGATAGCTTCTTGACCCCGGAGTTCGCCTTAAGGCAGAGGCTAATCTCCCCTGAGGACCTCCCCCGGTTCGCCGAGGCCAAGAAGGCCCTCCTATTCCGCCTCACCAACGGAGGCTATCCCATCGTGGAGCTGGTGGACGCCAACTATGGCAATCGTGGGGAGCTTCTTCTGGAACATGCTTACGAGGGCGTAGAGCTGGACCTGAGAAAGACTAAAGCGGTGCTGGAGAACCTGCACCGCCTTTGGGGCCGGCCCGTCCACTTGAGGACGGTGGTGGAGGGCAAGGAAGCCCTGCTCTCGGCCGGGGGCTAG
- the pdo gene encoding protein disulfide oxidoreductase, with product MALLGPKEQEIVRERLANLVRDVELVLFTDTSTLIAPGKEPCLYCKETKQLLEELAALSDKLYLVVYDLATPEGKEKAKEHKVEDPPTLILREKGSQAINLRYRGIPAGYEFASLLEDIEMLGRDGHGLPENVVQELNNLPEEVVLQVFVTPTCPYCPQAVRTAHRMAYASPKVWGEMIEANEFPELSNRYHIHGVPDTIVNHGKERVLGAQPLSQFLQAIRKAVGVSA from the coding sequence ATGGCGTTGCTGGGACCTAAGGAGCAGGAAATCGTACGCGAGCGGCTTGCCAACCTGGTGCGGGACGTGGAGCTGGTGCTTTTCACCGATACCTCCACCCTGATCGCCCCGGGGAAGGAGCCCTGCCTCTACTGCAAGGAAACCAAGCAGCTTTTGGAGGAGCTGGCGGCCCTTTCCGACAAGCTTTACCTGGTGGTCTACGACCTGGCCACCCCCGAGGGCAAGGAGAAGGCCAAGGAGCACAAGGTGGAGGATCCCCCCACCCTGATCCTGCGGGAGAAGGGTTCACAGGCCATCAACCTGCGCTACCGGGGGATTCCGGCAGGGTATGAGTTTGCCAGCCTCCTCGAGGACATCGAGATGCTGGGCCGCGATGGCCACGGCCTGCCGGAGAACGTGGTTCAGGAGCTTAACAACCTCCCCGAGGAGGTGGTGCTCCAGGTCTTCGTCACCCCCACCTGCCCCTACTGCCCCCAGGCGGTGCGCACCGCCCACCGCATGGCCTACGCCTCTCCCAAGGTATGGGGCGAGATGATCGAGGCCAACGAGTTCCCCGAGCTTTCCAACCGCTACCACATCCACGGGGTGCCCGACACCATCGTGAACCATGGCAAGGAAAGGGTTCTTGGGGCCCAGCCCCTTTCCCAGTTCCTCCAGGCCATCCGCAAGGCCGTGGGGGTGAGCGCCTAG
- a CDS encoding regulatory protein RecX, with translation MGMEKAEAMAYALRLLARRALSRARLREKLLGRFPEGEVERVLARLEDMGYLNDRVFAEAFVASRRKYGPHKLRHLLRAQGVPEAVVEEVLGAYGEEENLEAALRVLRRYPRRQDKAKAVRFLQGRGFPLSVALEAYRLVKEEESG, from the coding sequence ATGGGTATGGAAAAGGCGGAGGCTATGGCCTACGCCCTCAGGCTCTTGGCCAGGCGGGCCTTGAGCCGGGCCCGCCTAAGGGAGAAGCTTCTGGGCCGCTTTCCCGAAGGGGAGGTGGAAAGGGTCCTGGCCCGCCTCGAGGACATGGGCTACCTGAACGACCGGGTCTTTGCGGAAGCCTTCGTGGCTTCCCGGCGGAAGTACGGTCCCCATAAGCTCCGCCATCTCCTCAGGGCCCAGGGGGTGCCGGAGGCGGTGGTGGAGGAGGTCCTTGGCGCCTATGGGGAGGAGGAAAACCTGGAGGCGGCCCTAAGGGTCCTCCGCCGCTACCCCCGGCGTCAGGACAAGGCCAAGGCGGTGCGCTTCCTCCAGGGCCGGGGTTTCCCTCTTTCCGTGGCCTTGGAGGCCTACCGGCTTGTCAAGGAGGAGGAAAGCGGGTAA
- a CDS encoding metallophosphoesterase, which produces MRVFAIADPHLSRLHPKPMTIFGPNWQGHPEAFFRGWREVVGEGDLVIVPGDISWAMRLGEALPDLLDLAALPGTKVLLKGNHDYWWPSISRLRAVLPQGMYALQNDALVLEGVGVAGTRGWQYPPPTPEDERIFAREVERLKLSLQNLRGKPHRYLVVAFHFPPFGPKGEATPLLELAAQARPQAIVYGHLHGADPEKLPKEYQGIPLHLVAADALGFRPKLVLEVE; this is translated from the coding sequence ATGCGGGTCTTCGCCATCGCCGACCCCCACCTCTCCCGCCTCCATCCCAAGCCCATGACCATCTTCGGCCCCAACTGGCAGGGACACCCGGAGGCCTTCTTCCGAGGCTGGCGGGAGGTGGTGGGGGAAGGGGACCTGGTGATCGTGCCCGGGGACATCTCCTGGGCCATGCGCTTGGGGGAGGCCTTGCCGGACCTTTTGGACCTGGCCGCCCTTCCCGGAACCAAGGTGCTCCTAAAGGGCAACCACGACTACTGGTGGCCCTCCATAAGCCGCTTAAGGGCGGTCCTGCCCCAGGGTATGTACGCCCTACAAAACGACGCCCTGGTGCTGGAGGGGGTGGGGGTGGCGGGCACTAGGGGCTGGCAGTACCCACCCCCTACCCCTGAGGACGAGAGGATCTTCGCCCGAGAGGTGGAAAGGCTTAAGCTCTCCCTCCAGAACCTAAGGGGCAAGCCCCACCGCTACCTTGTGGTGGCCTTCCATTTCCCTCCTTTTGGCCCCAAGGGGGAGGCCACCCCCCTCTTGGAGCTGGCCGCGCAGGCCAGGCCCCAAGCCATCGTCTACGGCCACCTGCACGGGGCGGATCCAGAAAAGCTTCCCAAGGAGTACCAGGGCATCCCCCTCCACCTGGTGGCCGCCGACGCCCTGGGCTTCCGGCCCAAGCTGGTCCTGGAGGTGGAATGA